Part of the Lytechinus variegatus isolate NC3 chromosome 16, Lvar_3.0, whole genome shotgun sequence genome, ATTATAAGTATGTTTAATTTTAGACATTCCCTAGACAGTCTCTTCTATTCAAACATCCTTTATCGATCGAATCTTGCCATATATACTCGGGTATAACCACCAAGAATTACCCtacttaaaggaatggtccgggctgaaaatatttatatctaactaaataaagtgaaattttcagtgcaatatgctgaatatttcatcaaaatcggataacaaataacgaagttattgaattttgaagtttatcaatattttgtgaaaacagttatatgcacatcgtcatggggtggccgatgatgtcacatccccactttcccttttccttgtgttattacatgagatcataagtgtttcatttttccatgcatgtgtaaatgatgcatgtctctcatttatgataaaataagttgcggcagtaaataactacatgtaatgaATTTAATCGGTTGtccatccaattgttttagttcatgttagaaaatttttgaataaacctgatttcatataataaaattcaaaagaagaagtggggatatgacatcatcagcttaccGAATgttataaagacatgcctagaactgtttcactggaataatgcaaatctttaaaattcaataacttcgttattgttatccgattttgatgaaattttcagcattttgctttgtgaattttactttatttttcaagatataaatatctccagtctggatcatccctttaacaatttattttgagaaaaagtgtCGCCTGCCTGCAAAGAACTCTTACAACATTTACGTAGGACCCGTTTATACTCACTACGCCCGTTTATACTCACTACGCCCCAATGCTTCCTGTCAATAGAACTAGCTTGTAGCTTGATCGTGCCCCCTTGATTAGATGCCTCCATTATTGTTGTTTCCTTCTTCTGTTgtatcattttctctcttttattgaaGCCCCACTCCATTTATCCATGGCCATCTGCTAAAAAATTTCGTCCGTTTTATATTTGCGTTCATTTTGAGTGTTATAAGCCTCTCGCTCCTTTGCTGTTGATCTCATTTTAAACGCATTCATTCAATATGTCATATATGCCTAATTTCAGAATTGTTTAGTTTATCTTATGAAAATGTCGATATGAGATTATTGTATTGAGTTTGCTTTGCTATAACACGATGATTTGCATCTGTACGCTCATTAACTTTGTTGactttgtttaaaattgaaaataaaacgaataggTGAAAACTGGGAGTAATAATTCTTTAGGGTGTTGTCTGAGCtaatgtttcctttattttttttattcgctgcgAATAATGATTGTTCAGCCACAGATGCGATGAATGCATGCAGTATGTACTttacaaagcaaaaatatacttgggtatactttgtatttttttttgcatctattttttcaatttacaagaaCTGAAGAAAAATCAACTGTAACTTTTAACCCTTTTTTGCCATTACGCTTTCTACAGGGATCTGTGGAAAATAGCACAGAACAgttattgatttaaaatgtgataaagttataacatttacaaattcatgaaatattattgaagtCATGCTGTGATATGATACTATTCGAAGACAATTATGATGAAGAGTTTTCCTAGTAAATTTCAGATATGAGAACAGCCACTATCTAACAGCACAATTTTCTTTCCTGTTCGACGGTGCCACAAAATTCTGGGCCTTTCAGATCCGCAGAAGTATAAAACAACACAAACGTGATACTGCCAAAGGATGCTGCAGAACACCGTCTATCAAAagctcttttcaatttcaaacttattctaataatttttttatatcggTTTTTATGTACAGTTCACTGCATAAGcctgcacttttttttaaatttcatgaaaGCCTGGGACTGAGATTAAGCGCACTAGTGGCCACGATCGAGAGGGAACGGATACTCCCTGTAGGATCGTAAATCCCATCAGCGAAGTGATTCGCTTGGGCCATTCAGGGCCAAACGGCCATTAAATTCTAGGTGTGGCCTTCGAGAGGATCATAAAAACTAACTTTTCTCTCGAAAattttgagatgaaaatccgttaaaaatatttcaaaatgagaCACTTTTTCGGGAGAAGTGGCTCTCGTTTTATTGAGAGTAAAACgagagcaattcctgctcgtGTTCATAGTGACTGGTACCACTCCAGTGGAACATAATAAACACTTTCTGTAAAGTGCAATTTGAGGTAAGACGGTTAGTGTAAGCGTGAGCTTCTCACTCATGCACTTGTTTGAGGGCAACATACTGTACCCCTCTAACCGTAGAAATGAGGGATTGGGGCTCAGATAGGCCCTTTATCCGTCTCCAATAGCAGAGTTTGTTAACAAAATGGTTCTTGTTGGTCCAAATTACCTAATCACCATACAGCTCAAGTATACCTAGTTCCTTTGCCATGTGTAACAACTGGATTAATTGTGCCTTTGTTTAGATGGTTTATTTATAATCATTTGGGAACCAAgcttatatgatttatattatgaCATAAATTACTCCAAAGTGTGTTTTCCTCAGGCAATTTTGGAGATCTGTCCACCGCTGACCGAGCACGACTTTGGTGGATCTCCCGTCGAGGTCGGACCGGAGGGCGATCACCAGCTCATTAACGCCAGTATTGCTATACAGTTAGCCCGACATTGGATTGAAGAAGAAGACCCCGGTCGATTTTCATTCAATGgtataatgatcttacatagtTCAAAGCCACGCAATGAGATATATAATAAAAAGACTACCATCTTTTAAGGCCACTGCAcgccttacgactgttcgccaTCCGAGTTTGAAACAATGGCagtttgctcattttctgaaaatgtgaatggaacatcatttcatttgagtttaaaattaattgaaataatactaatataaccattttgaaagattgtaaGCCTTTAACTTGGAGTAAAGCCCAAAtaagtttcaaatcgtagccaatcgtacgactgctatgacgtcattacgactagatattagaTTCGCTTTTATTATAAGAAGGATGAGAGCAttgtcacagatttgaacataggtattcgtatgaTGATTTAGAAAATTACACAGAAAGATATTcaaagtctcaatattagcattaAATTCTACTagattttattctgaaatcgggtcgcagaccaattgtaaggtgtgcggtcgcctttaaacatacatgtactttatttacaaaaataccgcaaaaaatttcaaatacaaaaagaaatattgtttaCAATATACTGTTCAGTTTATTTTGTACACAATACAGGTTCCTTAGCCATAAAATATGTATGGGCTCAATGAGACACTCTAccctttcacatttttttgcaataattattGTTACAAGAAACATTCTCAACgaaatattaatatttgatGACGTTCTATACTTGAGGTTTCGTGCAGTTTTTTAGAGTACGAAATTGCGACACTCGTGGCCCGGGTACGTGATTCAGAAGTTACTCATGGTTTCTTTTCTGCACAAAAGAATgacatttatttaaaacattgTTATGCCAttaatgaatataaatgaataaaacgagaaaTCAAAACATGGatatagagaaaaaaaacatagacaGAAGAAATTAACAATCATGAAGTCATTTTAGCGTCTCATCTATATCCACATAGATGTGTTTACAAACATGCAAACAATATTATTAACCATCTCAATAACATCTTGGAAGAGAAGAATATCCTTATAATTCCAAGCCAACCAAGAGAAATGTCATAGGTGGTAGAGATAAACTCGACGAATCTGTTAACTTTAAATCTATTGAAATTAGCCCATAAGTTGACCTACTTAAAGAGAACGGACACATACTACCAACCATTTGGCAATGCGtattttgcttgtaaaattggAATAGATTTGTGTATTTTGTCCGTTTGTCTGTTTGTTATGTCATCTGTTGTTTCTTTATCTAGCTACTAAGCAGTCAAAGATATCCATTGAGGATAACGGAGGTGCAATACTAGACATACCTTTCGCAAGGCCTTTCAGCTTACCTGACCAGTTCAAGAAAGGTTAGTACTCCTCTGATATTCTACAACATATATTTTTGGCGCGAGGGGGCggtatttctttttcttggtaTGTTGATATGTTTCTTGATCTTATTCGGCACCTCTCGCTATTGACATATTAGGAAATGTTCTACAGGAGCGCATTGCTCACAATATCTTGGAAAGTCCATGTAGGAGAATGcgaaatattaatgaataatgaaagtCAATGAGTCAATGCATTTCTTTAATTCTGAATATAACTTCGCACAAATACACATTTTAATGAGTACATCCGCCAATCTGGGTGTACACACCTAGCTACCAAGAATGCGTACCGGTATAgtaattcaatttatttgaatgtaGGATAAAAGCGCATTGCCAATAATTGCCTTGTTcgcgggcataggtgccgcggccagGGTTCGAACatcggactttccatgtatagtcaggcgccttagaccatcCGGCCACGTCACCCCTGTCAATCATTGTTATTGACCAAAGTTAGGTTGAgccaaaatgcaaaaaaaaaagaaaaaccgtCATTGCCTCTGTAGTCATTTGGTATAATCTTTTCAAATCCAGTACGGAAATGGCCATTGTGAAATATACCTATGCTGCATAAGGTCATAGAGTGCGCACTAAAGCACAGTGTCCATTACAGTATATGGGAACCACCGGACAATGGGTTATGGATTGTAGATATAGGGGAATGCGAcgtactttttttttggggggggtgatttCCTTGAATGTGATTGGGTGCAATCTTCGATCccatcattttatcatttctcTCTATTCATGCTATGTGGCCAATCAACTTATTGTGATTTTGCTACAGTTATGGAATAAAATTTGAGTTCATTGTcataaaaatcaacaaattaacatgaaatatgATTGTGTTTTCGCACTTATGCAGCTCTCAAGCGATGCTCCTTAAGCGGTAGATGCCATATCATCCGAGGTAATCAGATCACTCTCTACTGCGATGTAGCTCACACGGTCAAAAGCATGGCTTCCTGTGCTAAATGGTATTTGTCTAAAGCTGACACTGAGAGGGAAGGGATCAATGGACGTGTAACCCGTGTCCTTATGTTTTCCATGAGGCCCAAACAACATTCACCTGAGATTCTTACTCAGCTTTTGGTAATGATACACTTTGATCGTTGtttttcgaaaaaaacatgctgaagtTGAATACGAACTGAAAGAacaattctttttcatttcaaattcatatcacgttaaataattaatgaagtaaatttatatttcatatttatatacatCGTACACGGTTGATACATTCAGAACGTAATTACCTGCAGCCTGCAGTCCTACCTACGATCTTTTTAAGTAGGtgtaagggggagggggagacaGCACCGTTGGGGCCTTTGAAAAGGTGCATAGCCACCGCTAGGTCTACACCCAAATGTCTGCACGTCTGGGTCTCGTCGAACGTACATCTATTCCATCTACTAACCTTGTGGCTTAGTTACGACTTAGTCATCATCTCATCTCATTTGGGAAAGACTAGTTTTCATTTATGCTAACTAAATTTGGGCCCATGTGACATATACAAGCTTAACCACACACCCAAGCCATACCATTTGTCAAAAAGATACGGTAAGATGTTCATATTATAAGTATGTATTTACATTATAGCAATTAAGTCGAACACAAAAGAACGGTAAGTTTAATGAGAACTCATGGTGTCGCTTTATGTCTTCTATGCTCACAGGGAATTGATTTTGACGCAGCTCTGTTTTCTCCGAGTTGGACAAGATTTGGCGAACTTGACGAAGCACATAGTGAGTACTGTGATAATACTATTTAATAacagattgtgattttttttcaattttcttttttttttttggggggggggggttgtcagtAGCCCATGATGACCTGGTATCTTTTGTCCTTTACGTTTCGTTCTTCTCACAGTCATGCACAGTAAAGTCGAATTTCTAAACTGTATAGTGGGTATGTGTATGGGAGAGTGGCGTCTTGTCTTGTCCTAGAAATTCCCAGAACATCAAGAAATTGCCGAGAGCTAGCTAGacattcaggggcggatccagctttttataaagggttggggtggtatgcgagggagctAAGCGACCGAGTtcaagcgagcggagcgagcgagggggggtgtgggaggggggtgtcccccctcccacagtagggaaaatttttgaaaatctgtgtgtgaaaatggcgttttcttgcatctaaaacaccactatttttggtatagaggtcgttgccaaattaacccccatgaaaattaagttgcatGTTCCTGCAATGTAAGGCCAGTTAGCAACACAGATACAAAGAATTGGGGACCTTGGAATAAGCACTGTTAGCCTAATACTTTTATTGTGAACAGCTTTTCActgaaataaaattacaagtttaaaataaaagataagattaaaaaaaagtccccggattttttttttttcggggggggatTGCAACCCCCAacccccctctagatccgcttctgaCATTCATTAGTCCACgcaaaaatttatatttattgacATAACAGAGTATTACTGATCACCACAACTCTCTAAGACCTAAAGAAAGTGACCGAGTACTTTTATTTTCTTCGAAAAGATATTTCCGAGAAAGTGTGCTTCTAGGAAAAAACGAAGATTGTCTTTCGAGAGCCATTCCCAACTATGCACATCGTAATTCGCATCATTTGTTGTAACGCACTATTCATCCAAAGTGTGCTCGACAAAGAAAACAGTAAATGCACTTTCTTGTAATAATCAATATtcaatgcaaaatctttttttgtattcttattttttaaacaatttttaattAACTGTATTCTTTTTTACTGTATATTTCCCTTATTAGCCACGCGCTTTTACAACCCGGCATACCAACGCACGCCCAAAGAAGAGCTTCTCTTCTCTCACCAAACTCGAACGATTTTTGAGAACGTTCGTGCATCGAGAGCTCCGACCAATCAGGAGACGCCTATCATCAAGGAATTCCCGTCGACGTCAACGGCTCTTCAATGGCTTGTGGGCGGCATAGACGATACCCCTTCGCGTCTGGAATCGCTGGCGCCGAAGTCAGACGATCATTTCGATGGCGGGAACCACATCCAGGTGCTGGTGACTGGATGTATTCCTATAGTTGGTAGCATCATCAAAATATTCCAACCTGAGGCTGTCCTTGATTCTAAGAACGGAGTGTGACtgtgttggatttttttttatttcctcaaTCAGAggtactttttttcttcaaattcctttttcattttaacaatttctttcGAGACACAGTGCCTGTAGAGTTTCAAAACAAGTTACATATAAACATGCAGTAAACATCGATTATTTaatctaaaatgaaaaaaagatgacaTTTCTATATCGGGTTAAAGCTGTTGGATTTAAAGTGCCAGCAATATCTGCCGTTTTGATACAGAAATTGAATATGCGATTATTGTGTGTAGAGTATTTGATCCATTATGTTGAACTGCGTCTTGGTGGAGGTGaatcataatcatatttatCTTGGGAATCTGAAGGTATTAGAGTTCCGTGTTTCGCGCTTTTCACTCCTACATTATTGTACTTTGCATTATGTTGTATTGATCATTTGCGTTATTATTTACATTGAATATTGAAgctgaatatttcattgataattGATGTTGTATTGACTATTGCTCATGTATCTTGCTGGAAATTGGataaaagagaataaaatgaaattaaatttaaacGAACtggtaaaataaaatcaagacaaatcaaatcaacttaaataaaaatagacaaGAAAAAACATTACAGCATATTGACGTTTTAGTGCTGTATTTGAAATCCCCAGCATGGTTTAATTTCTCAAACTCTTACATTTTCTTCCTAAAGAAATATTATTCTTGTTTCTAATTAGCAAGtttgaaattataaaatttcTTTTGACAATAATCATTAAATATAGAATAAACGAACTTTGGTTGATGCGCCATTATatgtttatcaatatcattaatatgaatacatgtaggtgtgtgTGTATCTAAGTGCGATTTTGTAATTAGTTAATTCTTGCGACCAGTCTTTTTACGTTTTATACATCAACTGGGGACGTCCCCGGTGACTCATCTCATTTCGAACTGTCTTATATAGTAAACGCatgatttctattaaaaaaagatcCCCATCGGTCAATTAAACTCACGTTGTGTGTGTAGGGGTAGGAAGCGTCCCCAGTTGTCTGATTATGCTCATGTTTTGTCTGTAAATGAGTCGAGTACGTGGAGTAATTCAAATTTTGGAAGTATGaggccacacacacacacacgtccCCACTTTGACGATTAATGATAAATGAGTCCCCGATTTTCAAATTACAAGTGTGTTGGGGTGGTTGTGGTTGTGGGTGTGCTTGGAAGGATGTCTTTGGGACTGCGTGAGGGAGCAATGGGTGAGGGTGTGTTGGTgggtgggtgtgggtgtgtgtgagagagagaaagagagagagagagagaactgAACACAAAGAAATTCTCCCGCCACACCAACAAAACTGACTGCAAACCGAGCAATGGAAAATTTGACATATTGGAccttgatcggtctggagtgtGATTGTGGCAGAAAATTCATGAGAACTAAGGTCATGAAGGTTGCACATTCTATTTCATACGGCTTATTTTATTAATCCGGATGTAAAGTTCCGCGAAGATTGAATTTAATCCGTTAATAACAGATAAAAGGAAGGCCAGATGATATCCTTAATATATCATGATGAAGCGAGTCATTCGTTGCATCTATCTGCAGTAGTGGAGTACTCTGGATGGTCATAGCACGCATTATTTCATTCGCTTTTATTTTAGGTAagtaaattttgttatttaattTGGTTAGAATCTGTTTTCTTTCGGGAGATGGGCAATAATAATTAAAGCGAATGGCGAAAATAATATTACAACCATCACCCCAttggcatcatcatcataaacaccACCaaatcatcatcgtaatcatcatcatcatcaaaacatCATCAGTACCACATACATCATCgtaacaaaaaagaaatcatcacTATAAACATCACTGTtattaacatcatcataatcaactaCATCATTATCTTCAACCTAATCATTCTAATCGgtcatggtggctcagtggtagagcgtccgcctcatgagccggaagtcgtgggttcgattcccggccgagtcataccaaatacttataaaaatgggaccttctgccttcttgcttggcgctcagcaattagattggagaagggtaataataacattattatgttatgaagggcccctggtagagcagttttctaactgaagtggctaccctgggtaaattaaacattattattattagtagtagtagtagtatcattattattacactgTAAACAGTAAGTGCTAATTTAgtaagtgctaatttagcacttacagtgcttgtatagtgactgtactacgagtgctgattttcaaatttaaactagaaaatcagcactcgtagtacaagcactgtaagtgctaaattagcaattcatttttaaacagtgtattattattatcatcatcatcatccccatcaccatcattgtcatcaccatgatcaccatggactcatcatcatttttgtcaCCATGattcattgggtgatttcaagtccggtgttggccttggtgttggtgttgaaatttggattgcttcccctggCTCCAAAACTTCTTCATAGTTtgcaaaactgatccagatcacattcaCGACACCTCAACAACTAGTTAGTTACTTTTctggaccatcttcattttaagtttggcgttataatcgtgtaaaaattgacctaacaccaacaccaaaaggtcaacaccgtACTTGGAATCACCCATTATTCTCATCCTCCACATCATCATCAGTAAAAGGGAAGCGCCAAAGGTCCAGGACATCAttgtttcaaaaaattgttttaaaaataataataaaaaatttctttccttatttcagcATGATCAAATGTAATAGTGCATCcggacacacacacacacaaaaaaacatttCTATTACATTTTTATCTCGAAATTGGAATTGACAAAACATACATATAAATTGACAactaattataaataattaaatagtTCTGTATAATACCGTCacaggcaaaagaaaaaaaatccccccaaaTGTAATAACTTGTGATTCAGTTCAATAAACGTCATTTGTTTGATCAAAATGACCTTAGTAACTGAGAGGGTCTAATCAGAATTTAAACGGATTAAAATCATCAACTCGCGGTTTGGCTTCTGGAAAGATAAGCGCTTTCAGTACACCTGTTGCCGTTGCAGAGTGCAAAGGCCAAGGGTgaatatttaagaaaataacgaaaatgtatttctttttttcagaaactTGAATGCATTGATGtcatgttttattatcattcagTCTTGAGGAAATGCGAGAGTAACTAAGAATTGCGTAACAGTTGCgtagcaaataataataaatgagaattatatatattatataaattcaAGAAACATTTAGATGTATATCTTGTGATATTGGAGAGGCCACTAAATGCATAGCCTATAATTTGCAAGTTCTTAAATAATAATGGGCCTAATTTTGCCGTTGCAAGTAACTGAGTCAAACAAACGATGATATTACGCATCAATACAAAAATGAttgttataataattatataacatCACTTTGAGAGTGAAGCGAAGCAAATATTGATTGTCTTCGTTTTAATTGTCTCAGTCTGTCCTATATTTCCATAAATAACCAATATTTCAATAACTGATTGATTACTCTGAATAAAACTGCAGTTTGTTCAAACGATATACCTCTAGATATCCATGGCAACGACTGGCTCATTGTTTGCCAGTTTGGCAGCATGCTTcttcattgtgacgtcatcgcTTCCTATTGATGATGTGAGCCTCGACTTGTCTCCTAGCATTATCAACTTTCTTGGTGTTGGCTATAACATACTCTCAGGTAAAGTGATGAAGACATGGATAGGGAGAAATGGgtgaggaagagaaagagagaggatggAGACAGTGAGAGACATACAAAAAAGGGAGTGGGTAGTGAGCAAGGAAAGGGATGAGATGGTGAAAGGGGGAGATGGGGGTACAATGTCAAGCCTGCTCTTTTTAAAGGTATCTTAAAGGTATATTgctcataatcatgataatcttgTTTGAAGAAATCTAACTGGTCATTCTCTTtcgttaaagggatggtccgggctgagcGTATCTATAGCTTAATGAATTgagaaaatgctgaaaatttcataaaatcggtgacaacaaagttattgaatttcaaagtttagcaatattttgtgaaaaaagtcgtcatgaatattcattaggtggggtgatgatgtcacatccccacttgttgtttttattatatgaaattaggtttattcattttttttgctaaagaactagaaaaattggatcgACAACTGATCTAGTgctttagatatttattgctgcaagcAGCTTATGTCttcataagggagacatattattcacacaagt contains:
- the LOC121429650 gene encoding folylpolyglutamate synthase, mitochondrial-like, producing the protein MDMEGQVGDMFSDEHLYQLWQKKAEIYCQEAGKYEGKFERFHQDVVVYLNRIGIGRELLDSLSIIHVTGTKGKGSTCHFVEDILTTCGYKTGMLSSPALLEVRERVRIGGKVLSKRKFAEYGLCILSQLEKTEETNDEGTVFKHPAFFQYLTVLCIHVFLQEKVDVGIVEVFMGGETDCTNIFRSPCCVGITTLDLDHLGRLGDSLETIAWHKSGLARKGRPLFTVCQQPGPLRVMAERAAEFGAILEICPPLTEHDFGGSPVEVGPEGDHQLINASIAIQLARHWIEEEDPGRFSFNATKQSKISIEDNGGAILDIPFARPFSLPDQFKKALKRCSLSGRCHIIRGNQITLYCDVAHTVKSMASCAKWYLSKADTEREGINGRVTRVLMFSMRPKQHSPEILTQLLGIDFDAALFSPSWTRFGELDEAHTTRFYNPAYQRTPKEELLFSHQTRTIFENVRASRAPTNQETPIIKEFPSTSTALQWLVGGIDDTPSRLESLAPKSDDHFDGGNHIQVLVTGCIPIVGSIIKIFQPEAVLDSKNGV